One genomic window of Mesorhizobium loti includes the following:
- a CDS encoding multicopper oxidase domain-containing protein gives MSRPGLMVRARILAGVFLSSLGPIAVLPAAAEILNPPVLQDERAPIAKPALTELAPAPPLPGNTLPVRGDRLLNLKLDYIDNQIYNPSTGGYDKVHLRGYTGKGVDPSAPYVSPTIEAIPGDTVRVTLDNQLPAGPQPGDPGCMPDGQMPDIPHCFNGTNLHTHGLWVSPSGNSDNVLLSINPQTRFTYEYNIPSDHPSGTFWYHTHRHGSTALQVSSGMAGALIIRGNRLPTPTAHGDIDTLIPTSAIPERLLVMQQIQYACRAPAAKPGDLGPIKQDINGHYFCDPGDVGGIEGYDQFGPGTWPASGRYTSLNGKVFNPNDPLKATQGQIERWRMVHAGVRDTISLQFFKVNDGKLKPGVKTLLNAITTAAFIKDTCSTTPVPYTLIAADGLTMAASQPTKLATFQPGYRFDALVVFPEAGRYCVIDSSAPKSGVVNALDVGPQLLALVDVAAGTPVDNVETYVNRKLLALAEANMPADVKATVVADLKAGTKFTSFTPHPDITDDEVKGNGTQELTFFIDTTGPDTKFEVGNTLNTADAKPYEATRIDRSLPLGKAQEWTLQSHFVSHPFHIHVNPFQIVSIIDPNGKDVSAPGAIDDAGGAPYDPQYAGLKGVWKDTLWIKSLIPQNLPTGFSGIYTITLRTRYERYIGEYVLHCHILDHEDQGMMQNVAVVLPDQVGDDAQSDAMQMDGMQMGGHDAHK, from the coding sequence ATGTCGCGTCCTGGATTGATGGTGCGTGCGCGAATTCTCGCGGGTGTTTTCCTCAGCAGCCTGGGACCGATCGCGGTGCTGCCCGCGGCGGCCGAGATCCTCAATCCACCGGTGCTGCAGGACGAACGGGCGCCGATTGCCAAGCCTGCCCTGACGGAGCTCGCACCGGCTCCGCCACTGCCCGGCAACACGCTGCCGGTGCGCGGCGACCGCCTGCTCAATCTCAAGCTCGACTACATCGACAACCAGATCTACAACCCGTCCACGGGCGGCTACGACAAGGTCCATCTGCGCGGCTACACCGGCAAGGGCGTCGATCCCAGCGCTCCTTATGTCTCGCCGACGATCGAGGCAATTCCAGGCGACACGGTACGCGTCACCCTCGACAATCAGTTGCCGGCAGGACCGCAGCCCGGCGACCCCGGCTGCATGCCCGACGGCCAGATGCCCGACATCCCCCACTGCTTCAACGGCACCAATCTCCACACCCACGGGCTGTGGGTAAGCCCATCGGGAAACAGCGACAATGTGCTGTTGTCGATCAACCCGCAGACGCGGTTCACCTATGAATACAACATCCCGTCGGACCATCCTTCCGGCACGTTCTGGTATCACACCCATCGCCACGGCTCGACCGCGCTGCAGGTGTCGAGCGGCATGGCCGGGGCGCTGATCATCCGCGGCAACCGCTTGCCGACCCCGACCGCGCATGGCGACATCGATACGCTGATCCCGACCTCGGCGATCCCCGAGCGGCTGCTGGTGATGCAGCAGATCCAGTATGCCTGCCGCGCGCCCGCGGCGAAGCCCGGCGATCTCGGCCCGATCAAGCAGGACATCAACGGCCACTATTTCTGCGATCCGGGCGATGTCGGCGGCATCGAGGGCTATGACCAGTTCGGGCCGGGCACCTGGCCGGCATCGGGGCGCTATACCTCGCTCAATGGCAAGGTGTTCAATCCCAACGACCCCTTGAAGGCGACGCAGGGCCAGATCGAGCGCTGGCGCATGGTCCATGCAGGCGTGCGCGACACGATCAGCCTGCAGTTCTTCAAGGTGAATGACGGCAAGTTGAAGCCGGGGGTGAAAACGCTGCTGAATGCCATCACCACCGCGGCGTTCATAAAGGATACGTGCAGCACCACGCCGGTGCCCTATACGCTGATCGCTGCCGACGGGCTGACGATGGCGGCATCGCAACCGACCAAGCTTGCAACCTTCCAGCCTGGCTATCGCTTTGACGCGCTGGTCGTCTTTCCAGAAGCCGGGCGCTACTGCGTGATCGACTCCTCGGCGCCCAAATCCGGTGTGGTCAACGCGCTCGACGTCGGACCGCAACTGCTCGCCTTGGTCGACGTCGCGGCGGGAACGCCGGTCGACAACGTGGAAACCTACGTCAATCGCAAGCTGCTTGCGCTCGCCGAGGCCAACATGCCCGCGGACGTCAAAGCGACTGTCGTGGCCGATCTCAAGGCCGGAACGAAATTCACCAGCTTCACGCCGCATCCCGACATCACCGACGACGAAGTGAAGGGCAACGGCACGCAGGAACTGACCTTCTTCATCGACACGACCGGACCGGACACCAAGTTCGAAGTCGGCAACACGCTCAACACGGCCGACGCGAAGCCCTACGAGGCGACCCGCATCGACCGCTCGCTGCCGCTGGGCAAGGCGCAGGAATGGACGTTGCAGTCGCACTTCGTCAGCCATCCGTTCCACATCCACGTCAATCCGTTCCAGATCGTCTCGATCATCGATCCCAACGGCAAGGACGTCAGCGCGCCGGGCGCGATAGACGACGCCGGCGGTGCGCCCTACGATCCGCAATATGCCGGGCTAAAGGGCGTGTGGAAGGATACGCTGTGGATCAAGAGCCTGATCCCGCAAAACCTGCCCACGGGTTTTTCAGGCATCTACACGATCACGCTGCGCACCCGCTACGAGCGCTATATCGGCGAGTACGTGCTGCACTGCCACATCCTCGACCATGAGGATCAGGGCATGATGCAGAACGTTGCCGTGGTGCTGCCTGACCAGGTGGGCGACGACGCGCAGAGCGACGCCATGCAGATGGATGGGATGCAGATGGGTGGCCACGATGCCCACAAGTAA
- a CDS encoding DegT/DnrJ/EryC1/StrS family aminotransferase — translation MNVQNPIIQPRPRLAIDGGDPVVPSGYVMMSRWPRLDRADLDAVIQQLESGLFTEMSCTAQVHEFETELAILTGNKYALALNSGTAALHCALAGVGVEPGDEVVVPALAYIACAAAVLHHQAIPIFADVDPYSYNVTAHSIAGAVTPRTRVIMVVHLHGHPADMNEIRTLCDGLGLPLIEDFSQAVGASYGGRPTGGLGTVGAASLMSGKNLPSVGEAGVLVSRDRGIRNRAARLKAFGEEIDSDGGYRVIGTTMGWNYRINLLSAVMVSRQIYHLESYTALRRASAARLNAVLAEITGFSGPSEGADREHCYHMYRFRFDPAEAGLAVSVDQAHEALKQVFWAEGLPVVEFQNQPLPGHDLMQGKLGYGRGCPWTCHGRGDHNYRIEDYPGALEAIRNSLVVGYPSQAVLANPEVVDAYLAVFRKLERNMRVFERFAADLPSAPPWLAPPRIF, via the coding sequence ATGAACGTCCAGAATCCAATCATTCAGCCCCGTCCTCGACTGGCCATCGATGGCGGCGACCCCGTGGTGCCGAGCGGCTATGTCATGATGTCGCGTTGGCCGCGGTTGGACCGGGCCGACCTCGACGCCGTGATCCAACAACTCGAGTCCGGCCTGTTCACCGAAATGTCGTGCACGGCCCAGGTGCACGAATTCGAAACCGAGCTTGCAATCCTGACCGGAAACAAATACGCGCTCGCGCTCAACAGTGGCACTGCCGCGCTGCATTGCGCGCTGGCCGGGGTTGGCGTCGAACCGGGCGACGAGGTCGTGGTTCCCGCTCTTGCCTACATCGCCTGCGCAGCTGCGGTGCTGCATCATCAAGCGATTCCGATCTTTGCAGACGTAGACCCGTACTCCTACAACGTGACCGCGCACTCGATCGCAGGGGCAGTCACGCCGCGCACGCGCGTCATCATGGTGGTGCACCTACACGGCCATCCGGCGGACATGAACGAGATCCGCACCTTGTGTGATGGGTTGGGGTTGCCGCTGATTGAGGACTTCTCGCAGGCCGTCGGAGCCAGCTATGGCGGCCGGCCGACCGGGGGGCTGGGGACGGTCGGCGCCGCCAGTCTGATGTCGGGAAAGAATCTACCCTCGGTCGGGGAGGCTGGGGTTCTGGTGAGCCGCGATCGTGGCATCCGTAACCGGGCCGCACGGCTGAAGGCTTTCGGCGAAGAGATCGACAGCGATGGCGGTTATCGCGTGATCGGCACGACCATGGGTTGGAATTATCGTATCAACCTGTTGTCTGCGGTGATGGTCAGCCGCCAAATTTATCACCTCGAATCCTATACGGCGTTGCGGCGCGCTAGCGCAGCCCGGCTCAATGCGGTCTTGGCCGAAATCACAGGCTTTTCCGGTCCATCTGAGGGCGCCGATCGCGAGCATTGCTATCACATGTACCGCTTCCGCTTCGATCCGGCTGAGGCGGGACTCGCAGTCTCCGTCGACCAGGCACATGAGGCGCTCAAGCAAGTGTTCTGGGCCGAAGGCCTGCCGGTGGTCGAATTCCAGAATCAGCCGCTGCCCGGCCACGATCTCATGCAGGGAAAGCTCGGCTATGGACGCGGCTGTCCATGGACTTGCCATGGACGAGGGGACCACAACTACCGCATCGAGGATTATCCAGGCGCGCTGGAGGCAATCCGCAACTCGCTCGTGGTCGGCTATCCGTCGCAGGCGGTGCTGGCTAATCCCGAAGTCGTGGACGCCTATCTCGCGGTCTTTCGCAAGCTGGAGCGGAACATGCGCGTGTTCGAACGTTTCGCAGCTGACCTGCCGTCTGCCCCGCCTTGGCTCGCACCTCCACGGATCTTCTGA
- a CDS encoding nuclear transport factor 2 family protein: MALSEPDVTAFLKTFVSTYEKGDASFFDLFAGDASVFSVSVPTRIDGAEEYRRGYEEQFQGKNRRAQILSPEIRIAGDVAVVTYHNRVALDNQSTNLRSTLVLSRVGKDLKIVHLHNSPLASPGVSATPRRPEDVTLLEERVATAAAAVGTPK, from the coding sequence ATGGCTTTGAGTGAACCGGACGTGACAGCGTTCCTGAAGACGTTCGTATCGACATACGAGAAGGGCGACGCGTCGTTCTTCGATCTGTTCGCTGGCGACGCGTCTGTTTTCAGCGTGTCGGTTCCGACCCGCATCGACGGTGCGGAGGAGTACCGGCGAGGCTACGAAGAGCAGTTCCAGGGAAAAAACCGGCGGGCGCAAATCCTTTCACCGGAAATCCGCATCGCCGGCGACGTAGCGGTCGTCACCTATCACAACCGCGTTGCGCTAGACAATCAGTCGACCAACCTGCGGTCGACCCTGGTTCTCTCGCGTGTCGGCAAAGACCTTAAGATCGTGCATCTGCACAACTCACCTCTTGCCTCGCCGGGCGTCAGTGCGACCCCGCGGCGGCCGGAGGACGTAACGCTCCTGGAGGAGCGCGTCGCCACCGCTGCGGCCGCTGTGGGCACGCCGAAATAG
- a CDS encoding transketolase, with translation MLIEYPHVAADLASQLAERAHALRMLILRTHAAAGQGHLGSSLSIVEILVALMSSGVETGSWGKAPHGDRIVLSKGHAALAFYCALAQAGLIPQRDLESFSRNGGKLEPHPNERTVPAVQASTGSLGQGLSIGVGLALGSRICGRNDSCFVILGDGELNEGQCWEAAMSASRLRLGNLVAVVDANGFQQDGPMDEIMPVTGLAEAWRTLGWAAAEVDGHDCAMLLSTLAATRSADRPALIVARTVKGRGVPFIEHMTESHFPPPLTAAELVMIDQLAAKGTANARG, from the coding sequence ATGCTCATCGAATATCCCCATGTTGCCGCTGATTTGGCCAGCCAATTGGCCGAGCGCGCCCACGCTTTGCGGATGCTGATCCTCCGGACGCACGCGGCGGCCGGCCAGGGCCATCTTGGAAGCTCGTTGTCGATCGTGGAGATCCTCGTCGCGTTGATGTCGAGCGGGGTCGAAACCGGCTCCTGGGGTAAGGCGCCGCATGGTGACCGCATCGTGCTGTCGAAGGGGCACGCCGCTCTTGCGTTTTATTGTGCGCTCGCCCAAGCCGGCCTGATACCGCAGCGTGATCTCGAATCGTTCAGCCGTAATGGCGGCAAGCTTGAGCCGCATCCTAACGAGCGCACCGTTCCTGCGGTGCAAGCGTCAACCGGTTCGCTTGGGCAGGGATTGTCGATCGGTGTTGGCCTCGCGTTGGGTAGCCGCATATGCGGTCGCAACGACTCCTGCTTTGTTATTCTGGGGGATGGCGAACTGAACGAAGGACAATGCTGGGAGGCTGCGATGTCGGCCTCGCGGTTGCGGCTTGGCAATCTCGTGGCCGTGGTCGACGCCAACGGCTTCCAGCAAGATGGCCCGATGGACGAGATCATGCCGGTCACCGGCCTGGCGGAGGCCTGGCGGACGCTTGGCTGGGCGGCCGCTGAGGTAGACGGCCACGATTGCGCCATGCTGCTTAGCACGCTGGCGGCGACACGCAGCGCCGATCGTCCGGCGCTGATCGTGGCGCGGACTGTGAAGGGCCGTGGCGTACCCTTCATCGAACATATGACCGAGAGTCATTTCCCTCCGCCGCTGACCGCCGCTGAACTCGTCATGATCGACCAATTGGCTGCAAAGGGGACGGCAAATGCCCGCGGCTGA
- a CDS encoding tyrosinase family protein: MPTSKAQAPEPDAPFRWSDVEAILTAAGGNDGPGSLTGLTLPDFLTLQLQGMPLIAPLTTTCCGTSDAKGRGARSVLVRGLRGLPPFDGRQFPRLPWGGKPVADDDIDRIETWIEEGCPGELIETVALAGEVSVTTEARVEVKGLPGPIFGPASDPAAWRYAKGELRQRMDVDVLDDAQKERLRHAFRELYKLNKWVGDKRSYNNLALIHQNHCQHGWERFLPWHRVYLYEFEQALQDFCPDVTMPWWDFPAERYKPDDPANGAILPDAFKGFLTQDSVRFLRDKGFPAKIDTLVGQFWANPTQIYDAVSKACGKEYVAGENRKRLIDAVLEANSLWYPLRYSSQFGKGTINTVIHYHYPAQEDIDEILSLRTFRDFGGGSLYVDSFGFLDQNPHNTMHIWTGGMTVCFQQRVQRHWYRERGAS, translated from the coding sequence ATGCCCACAAGTAAGGCGCAGGCGCCGGAACCCGATGCGCCGTTTAGATGGAGCGACGTCGAGGCGATCCTAACCGCTGCGGGCGGCAACGATGGACCAGGCAGCCTGACCGGGTTGACGCTGCCGGATTTCCTGACGCTGCAACTGCAGGGCATGCCGCTGATCGCGCCGCTGACCACAACGTGCTGCGGCACGAGCGACGCCAAGGGGCGCGGCGCGCGCTCGGTGCTGGTCCGCGGCTTGCGCGGACTGCCGCCCTTCGACGGCAGGCAGTTCCCCCGCCTGCCCTGGGGCGGCAAGCCGGTCGCCGACGACGACATCGACCGGATCGAGACCTGGATCGAGGAAGGCTGCCCCGGCGAGCTGATCGAGACGGTCGCGCTTGCCGGCGAAGTCAGCGTGACGACCGAGGCCCGCGTCGAGGTGAAGGGGCTTCCCGGCCCCATCTTCGGCCCGGCATCCGATCCCGCGGCATGGCGCTACGCCAAGGGCGAATTGCGCCAGCGCATGGATGTCGATGTGCTCGACGACGCGCAGAAAGAGCGGCTGCGCCATGCATTTCGCGAGCTCTACAAGCTCAACAAATGGGTCGGCGACAAGCGCAGCTACAACAATCTGGCGCTGATCCACCAGAACCATTGCCAGCATGGCTGGGAGCGCTTCCTGCCGTGGCATCGCGTGTATCTCTATGAATTCGAGCAGGCCTTGCAGGATTTCTGCCCCGACGTGACCATGCCGTGGTGGGATTTCCCGGCCGAGCGTTACAAGCCGGACGATCCGGCCAACGGCGCAATCCTTCCTGATGCCTTCAAAGGCTTCCTCACCCAGGACTCGGTGCGCTTCCTGCGCGACAAGGGTTTTCCGGCCAAGATCGACACGCTGGTCGGCCAGTTCTGGGCCAATCCGACGCAAATCTACGACGCGGTCAGCAAGGCATGCGGCAAGGAGTATGTGGCCGGCGAAAACCGCAAGCGGCTGATCGACGCGGTGCTTGAGGCCAATTCGCTGTGGTACCCGCTGCGCTACTCCAGCCAGTTCGGCAAAGGCACGATCAACACCGTCATCCATTACCATTACCCGGCACAGGAGGACATCGACGAGATCCTCAGCCTGCGCACCTTCCGCGACTTCGGCGGCGGCAGCCTCTATGTCGACAGCTTCGGCTTCCTCGACCAGAACCCGCACAACACGATGCACATCTGGACCGGGGGCATGACTGTATGCTTCCAGCAACGCGTTCAACGACATTGGTATCGAGAACGAGGGGCCTCATAG
- a CDS encoding radical SAM protein: MAPLAHGHRAELPDKTRPLVRWRREAFGLLAAFPDGHVAVLDAEAAPLLEAGADYASCSGYRLPRLEVATDFHFSAPLMAWLELTRACNLRCPHCFVEGGVARAGEMRTDRILALLDEWARMGVFSVILTGGEPTMHRNFLEIVRHAHSLGFVVGIATNGMPITERMLSAIPRDDVIISVSIDHLHGQGARKGLSDFEFAKGKLLMMKQAGFNTSIMTTTSSQNVHQLQDIIDWAIENDLSLRSVPFVEMGRGKLHGHLLNQSQDVEAAARFWMTEEEWERVRDPKLGLCAGKVFNFLLTMVYATRRCMSGRGIAYVNSNGDVYPCSTCSGNKVLCAGNVAWSDFAEIWEGKWDIRAITWDTFESTCKGCAVADRKYFCTGRCPGSSSVRHGRLDGCGSTDFQKASILRREELFKASIHAEPAVPVRAPQTVSDPPVSA; encoded by the coding sequence ATGGCCCCACTCGCCCATGGTCACCGCGCCGAGCTGCCCGACAAGACCCGGCCGCTGGTGCGATGGCGACGCGAGGCATTCGGCCTCCTTGCCGCCTTTCCGGATGGGCACGTCGCCGTGCTGGACGCGGAAGCGGCGCCTTTGCTGGAGGCCGGCGCCGATTACGCCAGCTGTTCGGGCTATCGCCTCCCTCGGCTCGAAGTGGCGACGGATTTTCATTTCTCGGCGCCGCTGATGGCATGGCTGGAGCTCACCCGCGCTTGCAATCTTCGTTGCCCTCACTGCTTCGTCGAAGGCGGGGTGGCGCGCGCGGGCGAAATGCGCACGGACCGCATTCTCGCCCTGCTCGACGAATGGGCGCGGATGGGGGTGTTCTCCGTCATCCTGACCGGTGGCGAGCCTACGATGCATCGGAATTTCCTCGAAATTGTCCGTCACGCGCACAGCCTCGGCTTCGTGGTCGGGATTGCCACTAACGGCATGCCGATCACCGAGCGCATGCTGTCGGCGATCCCGCGCGACGACGTGATCATCAGCGTCAGCATCGACCATCTGCACGGGCAGGGCGCACGCAAAGGCCTCAGCGATTTCGAGTTCGCCAAGGGCAAGCTCCTGATGATGAAACAGGCCGGATTCAACACGTCGATAATGACGACGACGTCCAGCCAGAACGTGCATCAGCTGCAGGACATTATCGACTGGGCGATCGAGAACGATCTCAGCCTGCGCAGCGTGCCGTTCGTCGAGATGGGGCGCGGCAAGCTCCACGGGCACCTGCTCAACCAGAGCCAGGACGTAGAAGCAGCCGCCCGGTTCTGGATGACGGAGGAAGAGTGGGAGCGCGTGCGTGATCCCAAGCTCGGCCTGTGCGCCGGCAAGGTGTTTAATTTCCTGCTGACGATGGTTTATGCGACCCGCCGCTGCATGAGCGGCCGGGGCATCGCATATGTCAATTCCAACGGCGACGTTTATCCCTGCAGCACCTGTTCCGGCAACAAGGTCCTATGCGCCGGCAATGTGGCCTGGAGCGATTTTGCCGAGATCTGGGAAGGCAAGTGGGACATCCGCGCCATCACCTGGGACACCTTCGAGAGCACATGCAAGGGCTGCGCGGTCGCTGATCGCAAGTATTTCTGCACCGGTCGCTGTCCTGGTAGTTCCAGCGTCCGCCACGGCCGTCTCGACGGCTGCGGGAGCACGGACTTCCAGAAGGCTAGCATCCTGCGGCGCGAGGAATTGTTCAAGGCCAGCATCCATGCGGAGCCGGCCGTACCGGTGCGTGCTCCGCAAACCGTTTCGGATCCACCCGTCAGCGCTTGA
- a CDS encoding DUF3050 domain-containing protein, which produces MSALGMYSLLRRLEPARHQLVGHEVYAALSCIEDVRVFMEHHVFAVWDFMSLLKSLQRRLSCVEVPWLPVGSPRMRRLINEVVLEEETDLIDGEATSHFELYRSAMLAAGANTRPIDTFVKALRDGAEVAVALASCSAPVGARAFVGKTFEIIASDNLHQIAAAFTFGREEAIPGMFRTLVDSLSRQQSSSLTPFQVYLDRHIGLDEDTHGPMAVAILAELCGDDERRWEQAADAAHAALAARLTLWSTVSSEVSLRRLGVPGLVAA; this is translated from the coding sequence ATGTCGGCACTCGGTATGTACAGTCTACTGCGTCGGCTCGAACCGGCGCGTCACCAACTTGTAGGTCATGAAGTCTATGCGGCGCTCAGTTGCATCGAGGACGTACGCGTGTTCATGGAGCACCATGTGTTCGCTGTCTGGGATTTCATGTCGCTGTTGAAGAGCCTGCAGCGGCGCCTCAGTTGCGTCGAGGTTCCCTGGCTGCCGGTTGGCTCGCCGCGCATGAGGCGACTGATCAACGAGGTCGTGCTCGAAGAGGAAACCGACCTGATCGATGGTGAGGCGACAAGCCATTTCGAGCTTTATCGTTCCGCCATGCTGGCGGCCGGTGCGAACACCCGGCCGATCGATACCTTCGTGAAGGCGCTTCGCGATGGCGCCGAAGTGGCTGTCGCGCTGGCCAGCTGCTCCGCCCCCGTCGGCGCGCGCGCCTTTGTCGGCAAGACCTTCGAGATCATCGCCTCGGACAATCTTCATCAGATTGCTGCCGCGTTCACGTTCGGGCGAGAGGAGGCAATCCCTGGCATGTTTCGCACCTTGGTCGATTCCCTGTCGCGGCAGCAATCCAGCTCGCTGACGCCGTTTCAGGTCTATCTCGATCGTCACATCGGGCTTGACGAGGACACGCATGGACCGATGGCCGTGGCGATACTTGCGGAATTGTGCGGCGACGACGAGCGGAGATGGGAACAGGCGGCAGATGCGGCGCATGCCGCTCTAGCCGCCCGCCTCACCCTCTGGAGCACCGTATCGAGCGAGGTTTCGCTGCGACGGCTCGGTGTTCCCGGCCTTGTGGCTGCCTGA
- a CDS encoding B12-binding domain-containing radical SAM protein, translating into MQAFVPVGLLSLKASCHAACPSAAVDVVEVNTLINAGQIQNSKDFYDDLADAIVGAGTDLVGLMTDSDSLHHTVAIASRVKARAPRAIVGLGGPASSPLARPLLQRFEAIDFVVRGEGEETFAEAICALERGVTLSGIAGLTWRDRLDVAHNTDRKVIEDLDTLPIPDFAAYSGIRDAALYLDVGRGCPFKCSFCATAPFWERRYRMKSIPRIQEEIWLLRDRWGRGHVNFSHDIFTCDAKWTHRFCDAMKSAELGVTWSCSTRTDVIDPELLAHMAEAGCVEIYYGIETGSQAMQAVIDKDLDLARSRDIVRATASVGIRPVTGFILGYPEETPESASDTLTRFFDFLEVGGYRAHIFTLCPFPGAPMFARAQELIGRRSECLELPLAAEAAAEADRTISENPHIFVGHFRYATAGISSELVAAVEEISPHLVLLKRLWPMLLPHYDAPMTLLMRWTHWIAERNAERPWRGRHHGDAGDLIDFLARELAELGIADGRLGELLRYEAVKLAAAALPANSLDDTERPTQVSSDTILGQARHYLIAAFAVDIGGLIAGHAQPANDVVLPQWVLFARGSSGAVDTMMISDRARRILECAQRPRKAGELARAALIDAAGRGGGPTECGLDTVHALLERRLLKEVIPS; encoded by the coding sequence ATGCAGGCATTCGTGCCGGTCGGTCTTCTGTCGCTCAAGGCGTCGTGTCATGCCGCCTGCCCGAGCGCGGCCGTGGACGTGGTCGAAGTCAACACGCTGATTAATGCCGGGCAGATCCAGAACAGCAAGGACTTTTACGATGACCTCGCGGACGCGATCGTCGGCGCCGGCACCGATCTCGTCGGGCTTATGACCGACTCCGACTCGCTCCACCACACCGTTGCGATCGCCAGCCGCGTCAAGGCACGGGCGCCGCGCGCGATCGTTGGCCTTGGCGGCCCGGCATCGTCACCGCTCGCCCGCCCGCTGTTGCAGCGTTTCGAGGCGATCGACTTCGTTGTCCGCGGCGAAGGCGAGGAGACGTTCGCAGAAGCCATCTGTGCGCTTGAGCGTGGGGTGACGTTGTCCGGCATCGCCGGCCTGACCTGGCGTGATCGCTTGGATGTCGCGCATAATACCGATCGCAAAGTGATCGAGGATCTCGACACGCTGCCGATCCCGGATTTCGCCGCCTACTCTGGGATTAGGGACGCCGCACTCTATCTAGACGTCGGCCGCGGCTGTCCCTTCAAGTGCTCGTTCTGCGCGACAGCTCCGTTCTGGGAGCGTCGTTATCGGATGAAGTCGATCCCGCGTATCCAGGAGGAGATTTGGCTGTTGCGCGACCGCTGGGGTCGTGGTCACGTCAATTTCTCGCACGACATCTTCACCTGCGACGCCAAATGGACACATCGTTTCTGCGATGCGATGAAGTCGGCCGAACTCGGCGTCACCTGGAGTTGCTCGACCCGCACCGACGTGATCGACCCGGAGCTGCTCGCTCACATGGCCGAAGCCGGCTGTGTCGAGATCTACTACGGCATCGAGACCGGCTCCCAGGCGATGCAGGCGGTGATCGACAAGGATCTCGATCTCGCACGGTCACGCGACATCGTGCGCGCGACGGCATCTGTCGGCATTCGTCCGGTTACTGGCTTCATTCTCGGTTACCCCGAGGAGACGCCCGAATCGGCCTCGGACACCCTCACGCGTTTCTTCGACTTTCTAGAAGTCGGCGGATATCGCGCGCACATCTTCACGCTTTGTCCGTTCCCGGGGGCACCGATGTTCGCTCGCGCGCAAGAGCTGATCGGGCGGCGGTCCGAATGCCTCGAGCTTCCACTCGCCGCCGAGGCGGCGGCGGAAGCCGACCGGACGATCAGTGAAAATCCCCACATCTTCGTCGGACATTTCCGCTACGCGACGGCGGGCATTTCGTCGGAGCTCGTCGCCGCCGTCGAGGAGATTTCACCCCATCTCGTGCTGCTCAAGCGGCTCTGGCCGATGTTGTTGCCGCACTACGATGCACCGATGACCCTATTGATGCGCTGGACGCATTGGATCGCCGAACGTAATGCGGAGCGACCATGGCGGGGCCGCCATCACGGCGACGCCGGCGATCTGATTGACTTCCTGGCCCGCGAACTTGCTGAACTCGGCATCGCCGATGGACGGCTCGGCGAACTCCTGCGCTACGAGGCCGTGAAACTTGCCGCCGCGGCGTTGCCGGCGAATTCACTCGACGACACCGAGCGTCCGACGCAGGTGAGCAGCGACACCATCCTTGGGCAAGCGAGGCATTACCTAATAGCGGCGTTCGCGGTCGATATCGGCGGGTTGATCGCCGGTCATGCGCAGCCGGCCAACGATGTTGTTCTGCCGCAATGGGTGCTGTTCGCGCGCGGATCGAGCGGCGCAGTCGACACGATGATGATCAGCGATCGCGCCCGCCGGATCCTCGAATGTGCGCAGCGGCCACGAAAGGCCGGCGAACTCGCGCGCGCCGCGCTGATCGATGCTGCCGGACGTGGAGGCGGGCCTACCGAGTGCGGGCTGGACACCGTTCATGCGTTGCTCGAACGAAGGCTGTTGAAGGAGGTGATACCGTCATGA
- a CDS encoding IS6 family transposase produces the protein MTVSAPTYKNHRYPIEIVARAVWLYFRFNLSLRDVEEMLLERGIVVSYETIRRWCRKHGPDYARRIRRKSPTKDDVWHLDEVVVRINGQKCWLWRAVDQDGYVLDEIVQTRRNTKAARRLLTRLLKKQGLPPKRMITDKLRSYGAAQRQVMPNVEHRSHKGLNNRAENSHLPFRKRERTRQGFRSVGSLQHFVSIFSAVRNLFVPSQTNRSAAQIRTHRRQAMAAWEAVSARPA, from the coding sequence ATGACCGTGAGTGCACCGACCTACAAGAACCACCGCTATCCGATCGAAATCGTGGCCCGTGCTGTTTGGCTCTACTTCCGCTTCAATCTGAGCCTGCGCGATGTCGAGGAAATGCTGCTCGAACGCGGGATCGTCGTTTCCTACGAGACCATCCGCCGATGGTGCCGAAAGCACGGCCCTGATTATGCGCGCCGCATACGCCGCAAGTCGCCGACGAAAGACGATGTCTGGCACCTGGATGAAGTCGTGGTGCGCATCAACGGTCAGAAATGCTGGTTGTGGAGAGCGGTTGATCAGGACGGATATGTGCTCGACGAGATTGTCCAGACGCGTCGCAACACCAAGGCCGCCCGGCGCCTGCTGACGCGACTTCTGAAGAAGCAGGGTCTGCCGCCAAAGCGTATGATCACCGACAAACTGCGCTCCTACGGGGCGGCCCAACGCCAGGTCATGCCGAACGTGGAACACCGCTCGCATAAAGGCTTGAACAACCGGGCGGAGAATTCTCACCTGCCGTTCCGAAAACGGGAACGAACGCGACAGGGTTTCCGGTCGGTCGGCTCATTGCAGCATTTCGTGTCGATCTTCTCCGCCGTTCGAAATCTCTTCGTCCCATCCCAGACCAACCGCTCCGCCGCACAAATTCGAACCCATCGACGCCAAGCCATGGCCGCGTGGGAAGCCGTGAGTGCACGGCCTGCCTGA